AATCATTAGTGAAAACATATTTTTCATTAAATCCATAAACAGGAAGGATTCCTTTTGCGGGATGATATACTTTGTATTCAGTTGGCGTGCTCATTTTAATAAGTTGCTTTTAATTCTTTATCTGGAAGCGGGATCTCGTAATTGAACATTTCAAAAGCTAAATCTCTAGCTGCCTTATGGTATTCTTCTTGATCCCAAGTGTTGTTTGAAGTGGTGGACTTCTGCTTCACAATAGGTCTTCCGTTAATGGGGTTAAAAATGAGTTCCCCTGTCTCCTCATCCACTTTTTCCTCGAAGCTTAGATTCTGCTTAAGGAATTCGTGTACCTGGTCTTTTGTCAAAACCTCTCCCCATTCCTCTCTCAATAGATTCCTCCAATGCTCTACAATCACAGCAAAATAGTATGCGTTTTGATCGTTGCTTCGCTTTTTGTAGAATCGCTTAATTGACAGTGTGACTTCCTTACCTTCATACTGAGCAATGGCATCTACAATAACATCACGGTTACGTGTAAACTTTCCATTATGTATCTCTGAGCGTATGTCTATTTTTTTAGGTAAAGGCATCTAGTTCCTTAATTTTATCGTTACGATATTTAATCCCTTGACGAAGTCTTCGCTTCAAATCTTCAATAGCTGCTTCGTCACGCTCAATTTTTAAAATGTGCATGCGGTGCTCAGGTTTTTTAAATCTCGGGTCATAAGAAACCCAATACCAGAAATCAGCGCCGGTCACATACATACTCCCCATAACCTGCCAGAAGTAATTTGAGCAATGTTTTTCAAGGTCTGCTGCATTCTTTACATTAGTCAAGTAGAACAAATGAGTTTTGCTATTTGGCGCTTTGCCCTCGTAGCCACCTTTATATCCTATTCTACCGTCTGGTGTACATCCAACATCATCACCTAACTCAATAAATTCCTGCTCATTACCATACTTTTCAACTTCAATGCCTGTGATCTCCATAAAGTATTCAACTGCTTCAACCTCGTAAGCATTTCCGTGTTGCATTGCTGCACTGGTGAAATGATCACTTTCAGTAGTCAAAGCTTCAACCGCTTTCTCCATTGCGTATGTCTCAGCTCCTTTTGGAAACTCAGCCTTAGATCTATAACCCATTAACCGATGAAATTCGGAAGCTGTAAAACGGCCTCTTCTTTTTTGAAGCCATTGCTGGGTTTTGCTTTCAAGAGAATCTAAGGCCCCGAAGTCGAGACCTTTTGATTCTGATGCAA
The sequence above is a segment of the Leeuwenhoekiella sp. MAR_2009_132 genome. Coding sequences within it:
- a CDS encoding lambda exonuclease family protein is translated as MNFLDIAEQIASESKGLDFGALDSLESKTQQWLQKRRGRFTASEFHRLMGYRSKAEFPKGAETYAMEKAVEALTTESDHFTSAAMQHGNAYEVEAVEYFMEITGIEVEKYGNEQEFIELGDDVGCTPDGRIGYKGGYEGKAPNSKTHLFYLTNVKNAADLEKHCSNYFWQVMGSMYVTGADFWYWVSYDPRFKKPEHRMHILKIERDEAAIEDLKRRLRQGIKYRNDKIKELDAFT